The following are encoded in a window of Arcobacter arenosus genomic DNA:
- a CDS encoding PAS domain S-box protein, with product MKSLPTYNGSIKKRLIFIIMSVTLLTALIGYGSFVYWYMQNQYEQKIELSKTVSLILAQDFAKLILLNDVSAAADISDSLKSFSTLESMVLYKLDKKPILQYSKDGKSLNPESLPEIVLDKLFLDGNILKLYSATMYKNSKLGTVKYEFQVQTLFDVIKKNLSVVIIILSLMFLISYFLTLYFAKKFTNPILNLVKFLEKIELKNSYKKRIQTKEKNEYGILYEEVNQMLQRIEDSHNVLKIAAVTFETQNGITITDKNQKILLVNKAFTKITGYEASEVKGLSPKILQSGLHDKNFYDEMKKSLKEKNIWVGEITNKHKDGTIVNEHLTIQSILDNKGEVIYYVASFLDITLQKEMEFKLKEKESQLIQKSKMAAMGEMLENIAHQWRQPLSVISAAASGVLLKKSLELEIDEKEHIESLEKITNTVQYMSNTINDFRDFFKNDKYVTFFNLKNSYERVLGLIGSKLKSIDIELIENLNDVNISGIENEFIQVLMNIISNAKDALNECENRKLLFVDIFKESSNAVIIIKDNAGGIPKELIDKVFEPYFTTKGNEGTGIGLHMSKDIIDNHMNGNLSVENEKYTFEGTEYIGAKFIIKLPISKK from the coding sequence ATGAAATCTTTACCAACCTATAATGGTTCCATAAAAAAAAGATTAATTTTTATTATAATGTCAGTTACATTGTTAACTGCATTAATAGGTTATGGAAGTTTTGTATATTGGTATATGCAAAATCAATATGAACAAAAAATTGAACTTTCTAAAACAGTTAGTTTAATTTTGGCTCAAGATTTTGCTAAATTGATTTTATTAAATGATGTATCGGCAGCTGCTGATATTAGTGACTCTTTAAAATCTTTCTCTACTTTAGAATCTATGGTTTTATATAAATTAGATAAGAAACCAATCCTTCAATATAGTAAAGATGGCAAAAGTTTAAATCCTGAATCTTTACCAGAAATAGTATTGGATAAACTATTTTTAGATGGAAATATATTGAAACTTTATAGTGCTACAATGTATAAAAATAGTAAGTTAGGTACAGTTAAATACGAATTTCAAGTACAAACTCTCTTTGATGTTATCAAAAAAAATCTTTCTGTTGTAATAATTATTTTGTCATTGATGTTTTTAATTTCATACTTTCTTACACTCTATTTTGCTAAAAAATTCACTAATCCAATTTTAAACCTTGTTAAATTTTTAGAAAAAATTGAATTAAAAAATAGTTATAAAAAAAGAATTCAAACAAAAGAAAAAAATGAGTATGGAATTTTATATGAAGAAGTAAATCAAATGCTTCAAAGAATAGAAGACTCCCATAACGTTTTAAAAATTGCAGCAGTTACTTTTGAAACCCAAAATGGAATTACAATTACCGATAAAAATCAGAAAATTCTTTTAGTAAATAAAGCTTTTACTAAAATCACAGGGTATGAAGCTTCTGAAGTAAAAGGTCTAAGCCCTAAGATTTTACAATCTGGTTTGCATGATAAAAACTTTTATGATGAGATGAAAAAATCATTAAAAGAGAAAAATATTTGGGTAGGAGAAATTACTAATAAGCATAAGGATGGAACTATTGTTAATGAGCATTTAACAATTCAGTCTATTTTAGATAATAAAGGTGAAGTTATTTATTATGTTGCCTCATTTTTAGATATAACATTACAAAAAGAGATGGAGTTTAAACTAAAAGAAAAAGAGAGTCAACTAATTCAAAAATCTAAAATGGCAGCAATGGGAGAGATGTTAGAAAATATTGCTCACCAGTGGAGACAACCTCTTTCAGTTATTTCAGCAGCAGCTTCTGGAGTACTACTAAAAAAATCATTAGAGTTAGAAATAGATGAAAAAGAACATATTGAAAGTTTAGAGAAAATTACAAATACAGTTCAATATATGTCAAATACAATTAATGATTTTAGAGACTTTTTCAAGAATGATAAATATGTAACTTTTTTTAATTTAAAAAATAGTTATGAAAGGGTTTTAGGATTGATTGGTTCAAAATTAAAATCTATAGATATTGAATTAATTGAAAATCTAAATGATGTAAATATATCTGGAATAGAAAATGAGTTTATTCAAGTTTTAATGAATATTATTTCAAATGCAAAAGATGCTTTAAATGAATGTGAAAATAGAAAATTACTTTTTGTTGATATATTTAAAGAGTCTAGCAATGCTGTAATTATAATAAAAGATAATGCAGGTGGAATACCAAAAGAATTAATTGATAAAGTATTTGAGCCTTATTTTACTACAAAAGGGAATGAAGGTACTGGGATAGGACTTCATATGTCAAAAGATATAATTGATAATCATATGAATGGTAATTTAAGTGTAGAAAATGAAAAATATACTTTTGAAGGTACAGAGTATATAGGTGCGAAATTTATTATAAAATTACCAATTTCCAAAAAATGA
- a CDS encoding DUF3010 family protein, with protein sequence MKICGIELKSNIASLVVINDGEYIDLKIKKIILENDENQDDIRKFCNEFLLFLEQNFIDKVVIKKRAKKGNFAGGPVTFKMEGLIQLNPLCEVELISAQTISSFEKKNTIEKPSELKKYQEQAFLAALAS encoded by the coding sequence TTGAAAATATGTGGAATAGAATTAAAATCAAATATAGCATCATTAGTTGTTATAAATGATGGTGAATATATTGATTTAAAAATAAAAAAAATCATTTTGGAAAATGATGAAAACCAAGATGATATAAGAAAATTTTGTAATGAGTTTTTACTTTTTTTAGAACAAAATTTCATAGATAAGGTTGTTATTAAAAAAAGAGCAAAAAAAGGAAATTTTGCAGGTGGACCAGTTACATTTAAAATGGAGGGTTTAATTCAATTAAACCCTTTATGTGAAGTTGAACTTATATCTGCTCAAACTATCTCTTCCTTTGAAAAAAAGAATACTATTGAGAAACCAAGTGAATTAAAAAAATACCAAGAGCAGGCTTTTTTAGCTGCTCTTGCTTCTTAA
- a CDS encoding LrgB family protein, whose product MNFEALNEYITTTPLLWLILTLGAYKVGIIIYEKFNKHTLLQPIVIAYAIIMSTLIISGKSYEEYFKGVEIIHFFLGPATVALALPLYNNLKHIKSLFIPIVLTLFIAGSFSIIIALGLLYLLDANMATILSMATKSITAPIAIITSEQIGAIPSLAVGFVIITGIIGALLGNLIFKAIKIKHDTSKGFALGLISHGIGTARAVEMGEKAAAFSALAMGLCGVFTAILLPLVIQFIK is encoded by the coding sequence ATGAATTTTGAAGCTTTAAATGAATATATAACAACAACTCCACTTTTATGGCTTATATTAACATTGGGTGCTTATAAAGTTGGAATAATCATTTATGAAAAATTTAATAAACATACTTTACTTCAACCAATAGTAATAGCCTATGCAATTATTATGAGTACTTTAATAATAAGTGGAAAATCTTATGAAGAGTATTTTAAAGGTGTTGAAATAATACATTTTTTCTTAGGACCTGCAACTGTTGCATTAGCATTGCCTTTATACAACAATTTAAAGCATATAAAAAGCCTTTTTATACCTATTGTGCTAACTTTATTCATAGCAGGCTCTTTTTCAATTATAATTGCTCTAGGACTTCTTTATTTACTTGATGCAAATATGGCAACTATTTTATCAATGGCAACTAAATCAATCACTGCACCAATTGCGATTATCACTTCTGAACAAATTGGAGCTATACCTTCCCTTGCAGTAGGGTTTGTAATAATAACAGGAATCATTGGAGCACTTTTAGGAAATCTTATATTTAAAGCTATAAAGATTAAGCATGATACCTCAAAGGGTTTTGCACTTGGTCTTATTTCCCATGGAATTGGAACTGCAAGGGCTGTTGAAATGGGAGAAAAGGCAGCTGCCTTTTCAGCACTTGCTATGGGACTTTGTGGGGTCTTTACAGCTATTTTACTTCCATTAGTAATTCAATTTATAAAATAA
- a CDS encoding CidA/LrgA family protein, producing the protein MLKGIITLLVFQFLGECFVKLFGLIVPGPVIGMLLLLLFLMIKKSSFESLDNAVFLHLRYLPLLFIPAAMGIITQADIISKEFWAITISLLVGTVIALAFSAKFIDILTIRKIKKNEK; encoded by the coding sequence ATGTTAAAAGGGATTATTACTCTCCTAGTATTTCAATTTCTAGGGGAGTGTTTTGTAAAACTATTTGGACTTATTGTTCCAGGGCCTGTAATTGGTATGCTTTTATTACTTCTGTTTTTGATGATAAAAAAATCTAGCTTTGAATCTCTAGATAATGCAGTATTCTTACACCTAAGATACTTACCACTTCTATTTATACCTGCAGCTATGGGGATAATTACACAAGCAGATATAATCTCAAAAGAGTTTTGGGCAATTACTATTTCACTTTTAGTGGGGACAGTTATTGCTTTGGCATTTAGTGCTAAATTTATTGATATTTTAACAATAAGAAAAATAAAAAAGAATGAAAAATGA
- a CDS encoding NAD(P)-dependent oxidoreductase yields the protein MAIGFIGLGNLGRAIASRLTDMGEELKIYNRTKSKVEDLNYEIKDSPKQLIEDCDVVFMCLFESSAVKNIFEMEDGLLSADLTGKTIIDLTTNHYEMVLDFHQQIDEKGGDYLESPIFGSVAPALQGLVTIVTSGKKETYELCKPYLEKIGKEIFYLKEPGKASKMKLINNLCLGSFMATIAECTALGEMCDIEKPKLLEILGVGGGQSLVLKAKTQKLIEEDFSAHFSNNAIYKDLHTLQDLAYSLNQPLYSAAVPKELFGKMKKDGRGEEDFCSIYQLFKD from the coding sequence ATGGCAATTGGATTTATAGGACTTGGAAATTTAGGTCGAGCAATAGCAAGTAGACTAACTGATATGGGTGAAGAGTTGAAAATTTATAATAGAACTAAATCTAAAGTTGAAGATTTAAATTATGAAATAAAAGATTCACCAAAACAATTAATTGAAGATTGTGATGTTGTATTTATGTGTTTATTTGAGTCAAGTGCAGTTAAAAATATTTTTGAAATGGAAGATGGATTATTAAGTGCTGATTTAACTGGAAAAACTATTATTGACTTAACAACAAATCATTATGAGATGGTTTTAGATTTTCACCAACAAATAGATGAAAAAGGTGGAGATTATTTAGAGTCACCTATTTTTGGAAGTGTTGCTCCTGCACTTCAAGGTTTAGTTACAATAGTAACTTCAGGAAAAAAAGAAACATATGAATTATGTAAACCATATTTAGAAAAAATAGGAAAAGAGATTTTCTATCTAAAAGAACCGGGTAAAGCTTCAAAAATGAAACTTATCAATAATCTATGTTTAGGTTCGTTTATGGCTACTATTGCAGAGTGTACAGCTCTTGGAGAGATGTGTGATATTGAAAAACCAAAATTACTTGAAATTCTTGGAGTGGGTGGTGGTCAATCACTAGTTTTAAAAGCAAAAACTCAAAAATTAATTGAAGAGGATTTTTCTGCACATTTTTCAAATAATGCAATTTATAAAGATTTACATACTTTACAAGATTTAGCTTATAGTTTAAATCAACCTCTATATTCAGCAGCTGTTCCAAAAGAATTGTTTGGAAAAATGAAAAAAGATGGAAGAGGTGAAGAGGACTTTTGTTCTATTTACCAACTATTTAAAGACTAA
- a CDS encoding LysE family translocator, whose protein sequence is MEIYLISFLSLALAHFVALLSPGVDFFLILTNSSKHGRASGIITSTGIAFANLVYILLALFGITLIKDNQTLFLTIKILGSFYLLYIGFLLLKSKKRELFSKKIEKKDEKKDVIKYFLMGFLSAILNPKNSIFYFTMFSISIQNHTPFYVQSFFALWMFLAVLLWDIFVVYLVTNVKSKNFLEKYSNKIEKISGFILLFLALSIIFNTF, encoded by the coding sequence ATGGAAATTTATTTAATTAGTTTTTTATCATTAGCTTTAGCGCACTTTGTTGCACTTTTAAGTCCTGGTGTTGATTTTTTCTTGATTCTTACAAACTCTTCAAAACATGGTAGAGCTTCAGGAATTATAACTTCAACTGGTATTGCCTTTGCAAATTTAGTCTATATTTTATTAGCTTTGTTTGGAATAACTTTAATAAAAGATAATCAAACACTATTTCTTACTATAAAAATATTAGGATCTTTTTACCTTTTGTATATAGGTTTTTTATTATTAAAATCTAAAAAAAGGGAACTATTTTCAAAAAAAATAGAAAAAAAAGATGAAAAAAAAGATGTAATTAAATACTTTCTTATGGGTTTTTTATCGGCGATTTTAAATCCAAAAAACTCAATTTTTTATTTCACTATGTTTTCTATTTCAATACAAAACCATACACCATTTTATGTTCAAAGTTTTTTTGCTTTATGGATGTTTTTAGCTGTATTATTATGGGATATCTTTGTAGTTTATCTTGTAACAAATGTAAAAAGTAAAAATTTTTTAGAAAAATATTCAAATAAAATAGAAAAAATCTCTGGTTTCATTTTACTTTTTTTAGCACTTTCTATTATCTTTAACACTTTTTGA
- a CDS encoding AraC family transcriptional regulator produces MKSNNTFTKIFTHEKLPFLELRYSNNTKHYKEHIHDTFSIGINLEDKSIYTNKDKKYNFDVGMIAVVNPNEVHSCNPIKETPNLYYMLYLDEKWCCGIQNLVCDEISTFKAFPENIIYDINLYNEFKSLCENIFSDIDYNEKEDELINFFTKLFGKYLNKSTTKVEDPLFDKILDFLNKNYKENISLEIVSEKFGLNPFYVIRLFKSNINMTPHTYLLNIKINRAKELLKKGESIVDTALECGFSDQSHFHRNFLKIVATTPKSYQDNFKVNFVQE; encoded by the coding sequence ATGAAATCTAATAATACATTTACAAAAATATTTACCCATGAAAAACTGCCATTTTTGGAACTCAGATACTCTAATAATACAAAACACTATAAAGAGCATATTCACGATACATTTTCTATAGGGATAAATTTAGAAGATAAATCAATCTATACAAACAAAGATAAAAAATATAATTTTGATGTGGGGATGATTGCAGTTGTAAATCCAAATGAAGTACACTCATGTAATCCAATAAAAGAAACTCCAAATCTGTATTATATGCTTTATTTAGATGAAAAATGGTGTTGTGGTATTCAAAACTTAGTTTGTGATGAAATTAGTACCTTTAAAGCCTTTCCTGAAAATATTATCTACGATATTAATCTTTATAATGAATTTAAATCTTTATGTGAAAATATTTTTAGTGATATTGACTACAATGAAAAAGAGGATGAACTTATAAACTTTTTTACTAAACTTTTTGGAAAATATTTAAATAAATCAACAACAAAAGTTGAGGACCCACTTTTTGATAAAATTTTAGATTTTTTAAATAAAAACTATAAAGAAAATATCTCTTTAGAAATAGTTTCAGAAAAGTTTGGATTAAATCCCTTTTATGTAATTAGGCTTTTCAAATCAAATATAAATATGACTCCCCATACATATTTACTAAATATAAAAATAAATAGGGCAAAAGAACTTTTAAAAAAAGGAGAAAGTATTGTTGATACTGCTTTAGAGTGTGGTTTTAGTGACCAAAGCCATTTTCATAGAAATTTTTTAAAAATCGTTGCAACAACTCCAAAATCTTATCAAGATAATTTCAAAGTCAATTTTGTACAAGAATAA
- a CDS encoding APC family permease: MKDKKIGLFGAVSIGVGGMVGGGIFAVLGEAVSFAKGATVIAFLLAGIVALLTSYSYAKFSVKFPSRGGTVVFVDNAFGHNLLSGSLNLVLWISYLVTISLYSISFASYAQTFFPTLKGFYLEHILISLAILVPSFINVVSATFVSRSELVVVIIKVVLLLLIIFTSFTYVDSSRVAIENFSDPFSIFVAGMIIFVAYEGFELIANSSEEIENPEKNLPRAFYISVVLVIVLYLLIAYITVGTVDEKQLLEAKDYALAVAAKPALGDIGFVLVTIAALLATFSAINATVYGNARLGFTLARDGELPKKLNEQRNNIPFAGVVSTALISLVMANSIDITKIAIIASASFLLIFTIINISALKMYKELDANKYLLILSSLVSFTALLTLLYNTYEKNLNALIIFCSFLLFSIVFEFFYGKIARDDKFLESN; the protein is encoded by the coding sequence ATGAAAGATAAAAAGATAGGACTTTTTGGTGCTGTTTCAATTGGTGTTGGTGGAATGGTTGGAGGTGGTATCTTTGCTGTTTTAGGTGAAGCTGTTTCTTTTGCAAAAGGAGCTACTGTAATAGCCTTTTTACTAGCAGGAATTGTTGCTTTATTAACTTCTTATTCTTATGCAAAATTTTCTGTAAAATTCCCAAGTAGAGGTGGAACAGTGGTTTTTGTAGATAATGCTTTCGGTCATAATCTATTATCTGGAAGTTTAAATTTAGTTTTATGGATTAGTTATTTAGTAACAATCTCTTTATACTCTATATCATTTGCTTCCTATGCCCAAACTTTTTTCCCAACTTTAAAGGGTTTTTATTTAGAACATATTCTAATCTCCCTTGCTATTTTAGTACCCTCTTTTATAAATGTGGTAAGTGCAACTTTTGTAAGTCGTTCAGAGCTAGTTGTAGTTATAATAAAAGTTGTTTTGTTACTTTTAATTATCTTTACAAGCTTTACTTACGTAGATAGTTCAAGAGTTGCCATAGAAAATTTTTCTGACCCTTTTTCTATTTTTGTAGCAGGAATGATTATATTTGTTGCCTATGAAGGTTTTGAGTTAATTGCAAACTCCTCTGAAGAGATTGAAAATCCAGAGAAAAATCTTCCAAGAGCTTTTTATATATCAGTTGTTTTGGTGATTGTTTTATATCTTTTAATTGCATATATAACAGTTGGAACAGTAGATGAAAAACAACTACTTGAAGCAAAGGATTATGCCTTGGCTGTTGCAGCTAAACCTGCTTTAGGAGATATTGGTTTTGTCCTTGTAACAATTGCTGCTTTATTAGCAACTTTTTCAGCTATAAATGCAACGGTTTATGGAAATGCAAGATTAGGTTTTACCCTAGCAAGGGATGGTGAGTTACCAAAAAAACTAAACGAACAAAGAAATAATATTCCTTTTGCAGGGGTTGTTTCAACTGCACTTATTAGTTTGGTTATGGCAAATAGTATTGATATAACCAAAATAGCGATAATTGCAAGTGCAAGTTTTTTATTAATTTTTACAATAATAAATATAAGTGCTTTAAAAATGTATAAAGAATTAGATGCAAATAAATATCTTCTTATTTTATCAAGTTTGGTTAGTTTTACGGCACTTTTAACTCTTTTATATAATACCTATGAAAAAAATTTAAATGCATTGATTATATTTTGTTCTTTTCTTTTATTCTCTATCGTATTTGAGTTTTTTTATGGGAAAATTGCAAGAGATGATAAGTTTTTAGAATCCAATTAG
- a CDS encoding fatty acid cis/trans isomerase, producing the protein MIYKIFVFFLFSLFLYAKPISFENDVKPILDNRCVVCHSCYNSPCQTKFSSFEGITRGGTKTAIYENRIKPIEPTRLFVDALDEKEWRDKGFYSITKPLDENNTSIMGLFLEQKQKFPISKGDYAPELDDLTCPKDLDELEKYLEEKPYHGMPYGFPALSKNEHKIITKWLKNGSIDDRKKDIEQPKELKVLEEFLNKKDMKHKITARYIYEHLFLAHIKFNSSNDFYQIQRSYDKEGKNPVRTRLPYDDPKKKFYYTFRKISSTIVHKTHMVYEIDDKKITRYKELFIDKKWFPTQNISYEPKIASNALIAFSQIPSESRYQFLLDDIHYFIMTFIRGPVCKGQIALNVINDHFWIAFKDPKYDETILNKKFLKENASNLSLPNKYGADTPLVKSFNFIKYDNETIEYYENKNKIYKNKSLNLESIWKGNKVNKEDNDAILTIYRHFDSASVHKGALGNMPRTMWIIDYPLLERLYYSLVAGFDVFGNTQHKVLVRKYMDRLRIEGESNFLEYLPKSSRQEVFNSWYQGFLAKYFVTYTPSSNETSINYETKNHKEEFIEKILAYTNTKKDKINFIEEKYLETPILNRYSNKKDIEQALKKLTLVDNLKKYKEFSSTNFNLFYIRFKLKTQDLIYTVVINRWHDNVAFMFEEDERLDTNKDNINIIEGFVGSYPNYFVVVEEGEISNFFNILLNYNENEENLKNFFIRRSDKNFWETFDWFQNKFYEINPSRAGLFDLNRYYHKSFN; encoded by the coding sequence ATGATTTATAAAATATTTGTATTTTTTCTATTTAGTTTATTTTTATATGCCAAACCAATATCATTTGAAAATGATGTAAAACCTATTTTAGATAATAGATGCGTTGTTTGCCACTCTTGTTATAACTCACCTTGCCAGACAAAATTTAGTTCATTTGAGGGGATTACAAGAGGTGGAACAAAAACTGCAATATATGAAAATAGGATAAAACCAATTGAACCAACAAGATTATTTGTTGATGCATTAGATGAAAAAGAATGGAGAGATAAAGGGTTTTATTCTATTACTAAACCACTTGATGAAAACAACACAAGTATTATGGGTCTTTTTTTAGAACAAAAACAAAAATTTCCTATTAGCAAAGGGGATTATGCACCCGAATTAGATGATTTAACATGCCCAAAAGATTTAGATGAATTAGAAAAATATCTTGAAGAAAAACCATATCATGGGATGCCTTATGGGTTTCCAGCTTTATCAAAAAATGAGCATAAAATAATAACTAAATGGTTAAAAAATGGTTCTATTGATGATAGAAAAAAAGATATAGAACAACCAAAAGAACTAAAAGTACTTGAAGAATTTTTAAATAAAAAGGATATGAAACATAAAATCACTGCAAGATATATTTATGAACATCTTTTTTTAGCCCATATAAAATTTAACTCTTCAAATGATTTTTATCAAATTCAAAGAAGCTACGATAAAGAGGGAAAAAATCCTGTAAGAACAAGACTTCCATATGATGACCCTAAGAAAAAATTTTATTACACCTTTAGAAAAATAAGTTCTACAATTGTTCATAAAACCCATATGGTCTATGAAATTGATGATAAAAAAATAACAAGATATAAAGAGTTATTTATAGATAAAAAATGGTTCCCAACACAAAATATTAGTTATGAACCAAAAATAGCTTCAAATGCTTTAATTGCGTTTAGTCAAATACCTTCAGAATCAAGATACCAATTTTTGCTTGATGATATCCATTACTTTATAATGACCTTTATCAGGGGACCAGTTTGTAAAGGACAAATTGCATTAAATGTGATAAATGATCATTTTTGGATTGCCTTTAAAGACCCAAAATATGATGAAACAATCTTAAATAAAAAATTTTTAAAAGAAAACGCCTCAAATCTTTCTTTGCCAAATAAATATGGTGCAGATACGCCTTTAGTTAAGAGTTTTAATTTTATAAAATATGATAATGAAACAATTGAATATTATGAAAATAAAAACAAAATATATAAAAACAAAAGTTTAAATCTTGAATCAATTTGGAAAGGTAATAAAGTAAATAAAGAGGATAATGATGCCATTTTAACGATATATAGACATTTTGACTCAGCTTCTGTTCACAAAGGTGCACTAGGAAATATGCCAAGGACAATGTGGATAATTGATTATCCACTACTTGAAAGATTGTATTATTCACTTGTTGCAGGTTTTGATGTTTTTGGAAATACTCAACATAAAGTATTAGTTAGAAAATATATGGATAGACTTCGAATTGAAGGAGAAAGTAACTTTTTAGAGTATCTTCCTAAAAGCTCAAGACAAGAGGTTTTTAATAGTTGGTATCAAGGTTTTCTTGCAAAATATTTTGTAACATATACACCATCATCAAATGAAACATCAATAAACTATGAAACAAAAAATCATAAAGAAGAATTTATTGAAAAAATTCTTGCTTATACAAATACCAAAAAAGATAAAATCAATTTTATTGAAGAGAAATATCTTGAAACACCTATTTTAAATAGATACTCAAATAAAAAAGATATTGAGCAAGCCCTAAAAAAACTTACTTTAGTTGATAATTTAAAAAAATACAAAGAGTTTTCAAGTACAAATTTTAATCTTTTTTATATAAGGTTTAAACTAAAAACTCAAGATTTGATTTATACAGTTGTAATAAATAGATGGCATGATAATGTTGCTTTTATGTTTGAAGAGGATGAAAGATTAGATACAAATAAAGATAATATTAACATAATTGAAGGTTTTGTTGGTTCTTATCCAAATTATTTTGTTGTAGTAGAAGAGGGTGAAATAAGTAATTTTTTTAATATCCTACTAAATTATAATGAAAATGAAGAAAATCTAAAAAATTTTTTTATTAGAAGAAGTGATAAAAACTTTTGGGAAACATTTGACTGGTTTCAAAATAAATTTTATGAGATAAATCCTAGTAGAGCAGGGCTTTTTGATTTAAATAGATATTATCACAAAAGTTTCAATTAG
- a CDS encoding tautomerase family protein has protein sequence MPHLQFEINKKISQETKENFVKEIRKTFSEIMDTGTDHIAISIREYNKYNLTIGRANPNDDICLMNLDIREGRTIQQRRELALRYMSIVNELFEVENRNQYITFTQHSGEDFHLIEKYLDKWATGEDPLA, from the coding sequence ATGCCCCACTTACAATTTGAGATAAATAAAAAAATATCACAAGAAACAAAAGAGAATTTTGTTAAAGAAATAAGAAAAACTTTTTCTGAAATCATGGATACAGGAACCGATCATATAGCAATTTCTATTAGAGAATATAACAAATATAATTTAACAATTGGACGAGCAAATCCAAATGATGATATTTGTTTAATGAATTTAGATATTAGAGAAGGCAGAACAATTCAACAAAGAAGAGAATTAGCTTTAAGATATATGTCTATTGTTAATGAACTATTTGAAGTTGAAAATAGAAATCAATATATTACCTTTACCCAACACAGCGGGGAAGATTTTCATTTAATAGAAAAATACCTTGATAAATGGGCTACAGGAGAAGACCCTTTAGCATAA
- a CDS encoding DMT family transporter: MLVKKLVNQNLFLLGTLTILFFSLNSIFCKAALQNNSIDPYSFSFFRLFFGVITLFLISLFINKKNTLDLKSNWLNGFFLFLYAICFSFSYISLDAGLGALILFAVVQITMILFAFIKKEKFGLKKLIGISLALCGLFFLLYPSKDFSISIFHFILMVIAGFAWAFYTLLGRNSTNAIKDTSNNFFKAFIITILFVFLFIDDLNITSSGLFWAFLSGAIASGLGYSIWYFVLKDLKIVTASVLQLLVPVISIFISIIFLDEKLTISLLVSTILVLGGIFISLKEKN; encoded by the coding sequence GTGTTAGTAAAAAAATTAGTTAATCAAAATCTTTTTTTACTTGGCACATTAACCATACTTTTTTTCTCATTAAATTCAATATTTTGTAAAGCAGCCTTACAAAATAATTCTATTGATCCATATTCTTTTAGTTTTTTTAGACTATTTTTTGGAGTTATCACACTATTTTTAATATCTCTTTTTATAAATAAAAAAAACACCTTAGATTTAAAAAGCAATTGGCTAAATGGATTTTTTCTTTTTTTATATGCAATTTGTTTTTCATTTTCTTATATTAGTTTGGATGCAGGTCTTGGGGCATTAATATTATTTGCAGTAGTTCAAATAACAATGATACTTTTTGCTTTTATAAAAAAAGAAAAATTTGGATTAAAAAAATTAATAGGTATATCTTTAGCATTATGTGGATTGTTTTTTTTACTCTATCCAAGTAAAGATTTTTCAATCTCTATTTTCCATTTTATATTAATGGTAATAGCTGGATTTGCTTGGGCTTTTTATACCTTATTAGGAAGAAACAGTACAAATGCCATAAAAGATACTTCAAACAATTTTTTTAAAGCTTTTATTATCACTATTTTATTTGTTTTTCTTTTTATTGATGATTTAAACATCACTTCAAGCGGTTTATTCTGGGCGTTTTTATCAGGAGCTATTGCTTCAGGTTTAGGTTATTCAATTTGGTATTTTGTTTTAAAAGATTTAAAAATAGTAACAGCAAGTGTACTTCAACTTCTTGTACCTGTAATATCTATATTTATAAGTATAATTTTTTTAGATGAAAAATTAACCATAAGTTTATTAGTTTCAACTATTTTAGTTTTAGGTGGTATTTTTATAAGTTTAAAAGAAAAAAATTAA